A stretch of the Prinia subflava isolate CZ2003 ecotype Zambia chromosome 33, Cam_Psub_1.2, whole genome shotgun sequence genome encodes the following:
- the LOC134563094 gene encoding zinc finger protein 239-like isoform X2 produces the protein MEEEGAARKRKMSQEPQAETDLSTEPGEDKSQQQNLMEEGILSFSTAQQSSEEEKPQRSSRRTGCKRKSRPSDEERSTLGWGGGGISELEAPEQPQDEEKPHKCSKCEKSFRQRSELIRHWRIHTGERPYECGQCGKSFSQSSHLIRHQRIHTGERPYECDQCRKRFQTSYNLLLHERIHTDERPFCCPDCGMGFKQNSHLVTHQHIHTGERPYECPQCGKSFSSTSQVIRHQRNHTGEKPYECGECGKGFSLRSGLIVHQRIHTGVRPYECDQCKMRFPTSSSLLMHQRIHTDERPFRCPDCGTGFKQNSHLITHWCIHTGERPYECPQCGKGRSKSSALTQHQRSQH, from the exons ATGGAGGAGGAGGGCGCggcgaggaagaggaagatgtccCAGGAGccgcaggcag AAACTGATCTGAGCACGGAGCCCGGGGAGGACAAATCCCAGCAacagaacctcatggaagagGGCATTTTGAGCTTCTCCACGGCGCAGCAATCCAGTGAGGAGGAAAAGCCCCAGAGATCCAGCAGAAGGACGGGCTGCAAACGCAAATCTCGACCATCTGATGAGGAAAGATCTACTCTGGGATGGGGAGGTGGTGGGATCTCAGAGCTGGAGgcccctgagcagcctcaggatgaggagaagccccacaagtgctcaAAATGTGAGAAGAGCTTCAGGCAGAGATCCGAACTGATCCGCCACTGGAGAATCCACACAGGGGAACGGCCTTATGAGTGTgggcagtgtgggaagagcttcagccagagctcccacctgatcagacaccagaggatccacactggggagaggccctacgagtgtgaccaatgcaggaagaggtttcagaccagctaCAATCTCCTCCTGCATGAGCggattcacacggatgagaggcccttctgctgcccggactgcgggatgggcttcaagCAAAACTCCCACCTCGTCACCCACCAGCacatccacaccggggagaggccctacgagtgtccccagtgtgggaagagcttcagctcGACCTCCCAAGTGATCAGACACCAGAGGAATCACACGGGGGAAAaaccctacgagtgtggggagtgtgggaagggcTTTAGCCTTAGGTCCGGCCTGATCGTCCACCaaaggatccacactggggtgaggccctacgagtgtgaccagtgcaagatgaggtttcccaccagctccagTCTCCTCATGCACCAGCGcattcacacggatgagaggcccttccgctgccccgactgcgggacGGGCTTCAAGCAAAACTCCCACCTCATCACACACTGGtgcatccacacc